The following DNA comes from Rosa rugosa chromosome 5, drRosRugo1.1, whole genome shotgun sequence.
aatttatttttaatgcatatatatatatatatatatatatatatatatatatatatatatatatatatatatatatattatccagagcgaggcttcgctttgaaattaaagtgcgcattTAGAGTTTATAGTCACTTTTtagtcgcatatccacatctcgaccattcagtttttaggtactaatgtatagatcatctctgcaaattttcagctaaattgatgatcgttaaggtatctaactcgcttaaaccaatggctgaactgaatctgtccaacttgTTACCCATTGTTCATATCGGAGGCGAGAACCTGAAAGTTTGAAAGCATTTCTTCTTTTCACTTCTAATTATCACTGCTTACCTCTGCTGGGTTTAAGATCTACTCTACCTTTCAATTCGTTCAAGAATCAAAATCCCAACAAACCCAACTGTCCAATCTTTGCTGCGTTTAAGATCTGCTCTACGTCTTTGCCAGATCGTCTtctgttgagtcacaaattacttatgcaattgtgccccataactatgaaaattgatttgtcttccatgctattttaccctttttaatccatttccttttatttgtatatatgaaaccttgcattgagaataaaatgaccatttgaggcttgaaatgcggagatttgaagctaggAGAAGAAGACAcagagattggaagaaaattgcaaatcgatTTTTCCGGCGAACTTTTCCGGtgaacttttccggcgagccgccactcatggagggtcctttctccagcaaaggaggaccatggttgtgagaatctcccatcacttgaaattcaaatatctctctacaccttgtccttttgtcaccttgccaatttgggaccatttgggggacaatggtgtaagagcatctcttaCACATCTTGGGACCAAGAGGACATACATAGATGATCAAAGAGAGGCCAAGGACTCAATCTTGATCATTCGTGACTCCAttccatcatcttcatcctagcCAAGCTCCATCTTCTCTCCACAACTCAACCTCCCTTAAATCCAAACACCAAACTCGATCCATCTCCACTACTTCCACCACCCATTAATTCCACAACCATCTCAACACTACAAACCATCACTAGCTACTCAAGGATTCATCATCTCTACATCATTAAGGAGCTTGAGGAGCAAGGAGGGGGAGACAACCACCACAACATCACACCATGACATGGGAGACCCATATCCACCACCACTTCCACCACCATCAATAGTCACTTctcactctctatctctctctaattACTTGATGTATTATAGTATGTTGAAGCTTGTTTGTTTAGTTATGAGTAAGTAGTGAACTTGTTGGggttagggttgaaagccctagccaaccTTGCTTGTAATTGATGTTTTGTTTATGATTTAATGAAATTCATGTTGTCACCTTCACATGCTAAATCAAAAGTTGAATGCatttacttagacctaatcaatttgagttaatgtgtttgccatgacatgaaatTTTTGCTGACAGATTaattacctttaggcaaaaagaagcatgaaagcacaccatgtgtgaatatgagggtagtgagctaaaatcacctagaaataagattggtttgcttgcttggttatctAAACTCTaggctttatgcatttaggagcaaaggattgagacctatctggtaattgaatttgtcccTAGGTAGTTaactctagacttatccggttagagttaataaaatcaaaagagtttaggccttagtagtTTTAtgcggatgctaagagggtaattggacaATAGGtttagcatcattcatattcaattgcatTGTTGCATCAAgagaggttagtggtagacaatccaaacCTCAACTCCCATCCATTTTTCTATAACCTTAGCTTAACTAGTCTTAGTTTACTTTTCTTGCATTTAGTTTAGTCAATCAACCAAtcactcaaacaaacaaacaaacattcaCTATCCATTTGTGCATAACATCATTCACCTGTCGCAACTTGTAACGAGCTTTGGTTTTGTGAACTTGTAAATTGTGTGCATTCTttctagttttccttaagttttccctagctaggaaaggatttgCCAATCCCTGTGGGTTCGACATCGATCCTTACTTAATCCTCATATTCTATAACTtgacccttatacttgagggtggcttcaatgctaacatCTTCGCCGACGTTAATTTCGCTCGTCGTCATGGCCTTCACTAGCGATTTTCCTCTATTACTGTCTTTTGATAATGCTTGTTGCTTTTGGGCATTCATGGTTTTTCAATTTGTGGTTTAAATTTCAAGTCTTTTATTGTGGTTGTGGTGTTGTAATTATGTCAGCAACCTTGTTGCTGCTGTTTTAAAGGGATTCATTGATGTGTGTTGTGATCCAAAGGGATGACGAAACTAAGAAACGACGATGTCTTGACAATCGGATTCCAAGATCTGATGGGGAAGGGAGAGATCCCACGCCGGCGCCCAGCAAAATCTAGCAATAGACCCGCCTAGCCCGACCGCCTAGGCACCTAGTCGCTCGCCTGGGCCGTCTAGGCGGCCCGCCCAACAACTCCGATTTGGCCTTAGTCGAGTCAGAGAGCTGTCGTCCAACACCTGGgcggccgatttttagaacactgaACACTGttaattagtaataactacaccaaagtattcaatgaatttagtttaaaaaaattccaaatcagaatgttttgaatttacttttgtattaaatgttgatatcatgtatagaaattaattatttttacttaattattttaggtaaattataaaattatataggtaatataagaaaattttgaagaagaaaaaaagagcaATTTAATTGAATTTTATATTAATGTGATTGTCTAAAAAAAAGATTCAATATTATATTAATGGGAGAAATTAATTGGGGGCGGTAAAAAGagtatttattatattttttttagggataatgataaaaaaggtcattttgaagtgccttattataattcaaacAGCACAAATGTccctatgataattaaggtcacctgttCAGGTTCTACCACTGTACttcaatttaattacaaaactgccaCCGTCAGTTTTCTCTGGCGGTTTGTAAGAGGTAGACTAAAACGGCACTATTGTTTCGTCTTCTCCACATTACTTCGGAAATTCAAACCTCAAAAAACCGCTCAAACCTACTCCGAAATAGAGAAATATTAATCTCCGGCGGCCACATTCTTAGACACATACCTTCTCCGAATACTGTTTTGCTCAACGGTGAAGCAACGCCGACTCTGAAAAGTACTTCACagaaaaagccccaaattttagggatttgaagaattgcagaactcgaatcgtctacctcgaccgggtaatctttcagccttgattctcagaaacttctcttacttaatttcgagtcattgatatagtatttagttttggaattataagtcgaatatgatataattatttctgcatttgattctgaaacaaaacaattcgattccaagttttggtttgagtgaagatttaaagcttttttgagtggagatgatcaatgactgtcttcaaattttagtttgatgctgtaacatagccagtgacataggctactgactgggtatcatttgattttggaggggctctgtttccattttggtgtgatttgatacagagacatggacagtaacataacaatttatatggagataatgactgtgtgtcatgctgtttaggctttaggctttacttgaatggaaattctgctagtgcaaatacatattttataggctcagataatgaaactggccagtgaggtcactggccaggtcgctAGACAAGTCAAAGGCCAGATAAGTCACTGGAAAAGGCCAACTCATTGGCAACGTGTGTTAAACTCCTGTcaatgatcatgtaactgatcatgtaactggccatgtaactggccatgtaacttacaatgcatGCAACTtatcatgtaactggtcatgtaactgacgttgtaacttacaacatatgtaactggccaagtaactgatcatgtaactgacgttgtcaTTGAAATGagctgtaactgaccatgtaactgatcatgtaacttacaatatatgtatctggccaagtaactgactacgtaactgattatgtaactgcaaactcaatgctaaccttcttattttttcaacagaatttaaacatcagaaaatggcaagaacaaaaagaaaagaaagggaaccaagcgatgatgacgaagactaccaagaggtggaatcagaagatgaagaacacgatcgaacgatacacagaaagaagaattcgaagaagagcttgaagaaatcaaaaaaaaggagacaggaagaaatagaagaagaagaagaagaagaaccatcacTGAAGCAGATTCTCAAGAAGAGCttaaaatcaaaaaaaaaaagacaggaagaaacagaagaagaagaagaaaaagtagaacaatcaccaaacaagggttcctctttggtgctatttcaaaaaactgaagcagcaccaaagaggaagagaaatgtgaaaccaggacatgtgcagtacaggtgcacattaataagtttcttgaacacaattaaagaTAACAAGAAGAATCTCAGTGCAAGAACACTAGATTTGCTCAGGCAGTCACCATTTGGAAATATTGTCGATGCATTCCATGGTGGCTACATAGAGGAGAAGTCAgccaagaaatctgatgatttcATTACACTCCTCCTGCCGGCCTACGACCATGAAactgacctcttcttctttggaaagaagaaattcaggatctcgacaagagatatttcaaagatcctaggaatgccagaaaaaggtgacttggtcccaaagacttctgagggtgcatatcagtccgactttgtccagcagtttttttcaaacacagcgagaattaacaagaaagccgtggagaaagctctgcaagatgcgctgaaagacaatccaacaacagaggatgggattgagaagaaggacaaaaatgtggcaagattaatcttgctggacttgtccatcaagtttctgttcccaaacgcaggaggaacaatttcatgggactacgtcaaagcctgcgaaaatttggataagatcggatcttatgactgggcaagggaagttggaagcttcttaaaaaagtctataaagactttgaaaaagaaaaaggagtcaaGCAGCCCATATGGTAATACGGGGGGCTGCGTTCTGATAATACTGGTAAGTTACTGTCAGACTGagatgtaactggtcaagtcactaatCAAGACAAACTGCATGTCACTCGTCAAGTCactatgactaatttttttttgtttttttgtgcaagcagtactggttctgtcaaaagactggaaaaatcaacccaatatctggaagggagaacgaagatcatgggatgagaaaatgggacatccagaagctgatacagaattggacaagttttaacagcttgaaaaaactagaggtattttcttctctgtcaaagtagttgtcactggccaagtaactggccaagtaactatcTTGGTTAAAAGTCACCGATTAAGTCACTATCACACTGCATGTCAATGGCCAATTCACACTTCATGTCACTGGCCTTCATAACTGTTGTAAACATGTCATTGCTCATGTCACATAGCATGTCACTGACATATTGAATATGtttctttcagaaaatctttgaaaacctgaaggaggatagagaggaatcagaatccgaggaagaggagaatagatcagatgaagcaaagacagttccggaaagagaggaaaaaggaactgatgatcagaattgtgaaaacaaagaagataacctacaagttgaggtggctgaacaggaaacaacttcagaaaaaaacaagtgggagaaagagcttcagaaaaaggaggaggagataagaTATATCACTGTGGAGAAAGATAATTTGAAGACAAAACTGAACGAAAAGGAACAGGAACTGAGGAAAATCACGGAGGAAATGATGAATCTGGAGGAACGAAATGCTACACTTGTGACCGACAATTTCTGCCTTGCATCATcggtgaaggagttagagataaaattgaaggaattggagCAAATGTTGAGCCAAAAGACTCACACCTCAACAGCAGCTCAGCAGCACAACTCCCCACCACCTACCtctgcagaagaaaaaaatgaatcaaatggaGCTGCATCTAAGGCTGCTGAAAACGCAGAAAATAAAGATCAATCGACTGTTGAGGAAGCTCAGTCCCATGGCATCTGCACAGTCGAAGAatgtgcagcagcagcagcagctcaatctccacctcactgcacagtgcaagaagaaactcaatcgACAACTCCATCGCAAAAGGACTCACTGTTCCAGAGCCCCACAGTCTGCATGCTCACAgtcgaagaaatggaaaaacaagCTGACATGTTTCAGATAGTAAAAAGTCCTGTAGCTGCGCGTGGCCTTCCACTTTGTACGTTGAGCCCagagaaagaggagaagacACCAGAGGAGAACAAAACAGGAGAGTTAACAATGCGCCTTACAGAGCAACATTCTGGTGAAACTGTATCATCAATGGGTCTCTACTCTTACGTTGTGAGATTAAAGAATAGGAGAAGAATACAGAAAAAGGACAACATTTACTGGTGGGGGGATGTGAAAGCAAAAcgaaagaagaaagcaaaggagattgaacagagattgaaagaggctgaaaagaaagaaaaagaagaaaaagaaaaggagatgaAGGCCTCACTGCCAGATGCTGAACGTAAAAGGCTAGAACAGATGGTAGCACAACAGAAGTTGGACGATGTACCAGAGGATGTTCGGGAAGCAATAAGACAGATGGACGCTGCAGAAAATGCACAAATCAATAAAGAGCAAGAAGAGAAGCAGCTACCTCCTGAGGTCATAGACTGGGAGGAGAGCAAAGTATACAAATTTATGGACCAGGACACCAAGAGGAGAGTCCAGAAATACTggcaaaatgcaccatcagggtaatactttaattaagtcaaaattttattttaaacttattgtcactggccaagtaactgtttatgtaactatcaaagtaactggccaagacgaaagttctattttaaacttattgtcactggccaagtcactgtccatgtaactgacaaagtaactggccaagtaaatcgctggccaagtcactgtccatgtaactgTGGAAGTCACTGGCCAGGCCAAGTCATTGGACATGTGATTGTTAAATAAACGACATCACTATCTATGTTACTTACACTATTCATTCTTTGCAGAGTATACTTCTGGGATGGAAGACAGTATGGAGCACAAGTTTCAAGACAGGATTTAAAAGACATGATCATGGACGAACCGATAGCAAGCAATTGCATCGAATGTTATGGAATTCTCTTGACTGATCAGCTGTTGGAGAAAGAATCACAAGGATTGGATGTCCCAACTTTTATGAATCCCTTGTGCTGGGTAAGTAGTGGAACGATTATCAATCTACAATCAAAGCAAATGATTCTTAATTGATAATaacttgtcttctttttttcttacaaacagaattctgcagaaaatttgaTGGTGTATTATGTACATCTGTACCTATGCGAACCACTGTTCCAGAATCTGGCAAGATCCAACTATATATTGTTCCCAATCTCACATGAATCAGGATTTCATCATACACTGCTCATTTTTGACAAGGAATTAAAGAACTGGTACCACTGTGATTCAAAAAGACCGAAAAAATCATCAACtggaaaatcctttaaaaatgtACAAAAAATGGTATGGAACACTTTCGTCAtactaatttcatatatttaatttaagcaGAAAGCATATTATTGATTATGTTGCGATGTTGGAAATGCAGGTTGACATGGTAGAACTTTGGATGACAGCAGTAAAAGAACAAGCCGATGACATGCTGGAACAGGGATGCagaatgaaatttgatgaaaagaacagttcagaagaagaactgaaaatgATGGAAGTTCCATTGACTGAAACCGAGAGAGAAAGCATAAAGTGGATCAAGAATAACTATAAAACAAAAATGGCAGTGACAGAACTCAAAGACAGCCCTCAGCAAGGAGAAGATTCGTAAGTACACAGCTCTTTAAAAATGTCAATATAATCATTATAAAGTTCAAattcatttacttcaatttttatatgatgAACAGATTGGATTGCGGACTTTTTGTAATGTACACAATGGAGACAATTTCGAAAAAAGGGAGAGTTCCAAAGAAGCTCACAAAGGATGATATTTTGAAGTTTAGAGCTCATGTTGTAAAGTCATTTGCAGAAAGTAGGCACAGCTGGAACTCAACACATGAAGAATCGTAGAAATTTGTTTAGGGAATAGGATAGGTTATATAGTTTTTCCGAATTGATTCATCATATATATCCATTCATTTGTTCAAtcgaaatttcaattttttaatattttcttgcaGATATTGCTTCAGTATATAAAAGTTTGTTTGATATGATCTTCTGAAACGAATTCATGTACTTAGGTACCTTTTAAAGTAAGTAACTGGCTAAGTTACAGAGACACTGAATGTCACTGGAAATGGCAACCTGTATGTCatagaccaagtcactggtcaagtcactgtacGTCTCAAGTAACTGGCAAAGTCACTGACAACGTAACTGCCCAAGTAACTAGCCTAGACACTAAACGAGTCAATCAATAAGTCTACAGATCTTATAGCAAGACACTGAACAAGTAATCAGCCATGATTTGgcaaaaataattgtaaaaggtaatgtcatgagccaatacataaagcaagtaactgtaaaaaaattcatgtccttatgtagcctataaagtaactggccaagtcactggcaaagtaactgtaaaaaaacttcatgtccttatgcaccctataaagtaactggccaagtcactggcaaagtaactgacaaagtcactcactagcaaaagacaagacattaccaaactgatctttttatttttaaatgcagcgtgccgctgcaccgcaactgcagcgttccgctgcacaacaacaaacaaagtttaagtttcaattaaaaatctgtaaaagataatgtcatgaaccaatacataaagcaagtaactgtaaaaaaaaattcatgtccttatgtaccctataaagtaactggccaagtcactggccaagtaactttaAAAACTAATGTCATGAGCCAATAAATAGAACAAGTACAAGTACCTGTAAAAATTAAagtcactgcttatgtcacttTCTATGTTTGAAATTACCTATCTAACCATTCAACTACAAGTAAACTGCCAGTGGCAGTTATCTAACCCGAGCGCGACTATTTCTCTTGGTTCATtttcacaatttcaaaactcaGAGAAACTTTATACGATTTTTGCCCTAAACTCAGAGAAACTgctcaaagattttctctccggCTAAAACAGCGGACAACGACTGCTTTCCTCCACCGTAAACGGTGGGTAAGCAAGAGTGATTCACCGACTAAACcccaaattctagggttctacAAATTTACCGAAAATTTACCGGTaacttcctcctccttctttcatataatttcgatttgaatagcttgcgttttgtttgaattagaaaagacatatttcaattacatgtggagtctcatcagaaaatgaatttgcatgcgacatttgtttgaattacatgtggaatcTGATGAGAAAATGGTGAGACTTGTTTAAATTACATGCGGAATCTAatgagagaaaatgatgatttctgtttgaattacatgtggaatttgatgacaaaatgaatttccatgttagttttgtttgaattacatgtgggatGATGCGAGAAAATTTCAGCATTTTGTCATTGTTCAATGTCTTTGTCACTGCCCATGTCGCTGCACTGGTCACTGGctatggtcatgtaactggtcatgtaactggtcatgtcacttgtaataccccgaaaaatccaaattaatttccgtggatttttagaaatgatttcacgatagtgggagcgaatacgaggcttggagaagttatggaattagttcgaacgattaattttcgaaaacgaacgttatttaggaggtctcaaaaagtgactttttatacattgggaatttgggaaaacttcattcatgaaagttgtagagcgcgtcgatacgagttcgtggacatatggaatgcgaaaatcggagttcgtatgagaaagttataagcgattgaaaatcgggaaaattctataaatacaaaaaaaaaagttccggaaattgcattggaggacagaaatttcagaaacctatattttctccccaattctctcccgagcccagatttgttcctctctcttccaccggccatatctccctccacagacctccgatcgacttgattccaaaagtattttcattcgccttgaagtcagttaaaacttcctagaagacatcaaagtgagaaaagaaccatggaaggtgctaggaggccgagaagctgcacagctcgagctggaattcgcccgatgctgctcttccttcaccggccgatatctctctcatccaacctcgaatcgagtcgattccaaaagggattttgctgggcctgagctatattacaactttgtagaagacatcgaggggaaataaccaacgtggtagccgctacaagtcgaagaacacggtgcagtcgagctggaaatcacctcctttccccaccgtcgttctccctcctccggccaccttttgccgtgattcttgagaggattctgcacttctgaggatgtagatcatttcccctaaggtggattgcatcgatttcatctgtggagatcgaattggaacgaattcaaaactagggttcttcgggtttcaaaccttataaggtaaaattctactttttggcttataatctgactttggtgtagttatgaaagtttcaattcgagttaagatgaagaacgtTCGTGTTGGGAggtttgtctaattttgactttggatgggtggcggtgccgccactgtgatggtggtttccggcgacctccggccaccccaaggacagtttctgtccatttttgtgttctacgtgtcgatacgatcgtttgcatatataattcataatttttggatatcgtatgattaagttatgaatttttaagtttcgatcgatttcgatcgttcgatttgtgatctgtgaagatcagaccgtccgatggacttgtagttttgttatgttgatcttatgactgtcccagtggctttgtgtggtcatgggcgaagatccgaccgttggatcttcgtataattgtgaaatagtgattcggaaggcgattcgtgagaatctaaccgtcggattttcgtataattttgaggagatgtttgttagagtcattcaagaagatctgaccgttggatcttcgtgataattttggaggatgatcctaagggcgatccgtgaggatccgaccgttggatcatcatataaattcgatctggccgttggatcatcattaaattagaatccgaccgttggatttccgtatatgtgtggtttatgaatgattgctaagttaagatcgtatctgactaggtgattgacggtttgagttagtggacgattgtggatcgtattttgagcggaattgaagacgcagcaggattatcgaggtgagtaaacctcacgtggttcatattacgaaccgagtacttttaattaatttattttttgtcgtcattgtgtgagctatagttggtattaatgggcattcctgtgtgaatgtctatctatatatatattatttatgtgaaataatatgtattgttgaaattgtgagatattatgtactgttatggttgtgttgagtttattgttgaaaagcaacaatattgtgagaggtattaaatttattgttgagaaacaataaattgttgatttgttgagatatattgatctgtggagatcaataggtcacgggggtgaccatggcatctattagtgaaccacgcccttgtaccgggtaggtggaaactaatagcattaaatcgtgaaccacgccctcgcgccgggtaggtggaaacgatcagttagagctctagtctgtctgccaaatgttgagtgaccttatgagggtaacggggagtgactcataagtgtataatatttatatatatatatatttatatatatatgagagtgagaaagtgaagtggttttgtggtgatcattgtaattgtgatgtttctacatttctatacttgagttaaaggaaatgtattttattaaatcaacagttcttcttgtttactcatactggctgtaaaaagcttaccgggttttgtgttgttgcaactcccggtacactattcaaattgtgtagcgggtaatcctacaggacaggagaaccaggacggtgatcgtgcggttaaagcaattgttagagttttacagcaattgtaagttgcgaggtgtgttatgctcatttgagctttacaatattgcttgtgagagtggattgtaataatgaactcgaagtttcgagatttggattttgtaattgtaattattcatgtttcggatttgaatttattattcaaaattcggggcgtgacagtttggtatcagagcgtaaggtacatatttggtgataatcagtacctcccgagtgatggcccgtctgcagcggatccccatcatatactcttcggtactggtataatcattgggtatgtcttagtatg
Coding sequences within:
- the LOC133711771 gene encoding uncharacterized protein LOC133711771, which translates into the protein MSYNKKNLSARTLDLLRQSPFGNIVDAFHGGYIEEKSAKKSDDFITLLLPAYDHETDLFFFGKKKFRISTRDISKILGMPEKGDLVPKTSEGAYQSDFVQQFFSNTARINKKAVEKALQDALKDNPTTEDGIEKKDKNVARLILLDLSIKFLFPNAGGTISWDYVKACENLDKIGSYDWAREVGSFLKKSIKTLKKKKESSSPYGNTGGCVLIILYWFCQKTGKINPISGRENEDHGMRKWDIQKLIQNWTSFNSLKKLEKIFENLKEDREESESEEEENRSDEAKTVPEREEKGTDDQNCENKEDNLQVEVAEQETTSEKNKWEKELQKKEEEIRYITVEKDNLKTKLNEKEQELRKITEEMMNLEERNATLVTDNFCLASSVKELEIKLKELEQMLSQKTHTSTAAQQHNSPPPTSAEEKNESNGAASKAAENAENKDQSTVEEAQSHGICTVEEYSKKSCSCAWPSTLYVEPRERGEDTRGEQNRRVNNAPYRATFW
- the LOC133708222 gene encoding uncharacterized protein LOC133708222, which produces MVDMVELWMTAVKEQADDMLEQGCRMKFDEKNSSEEELKMMEVPLTETERESIKWIKNNYKTKMAVTELKDSPQQGEDSLDCGLFVMYTMETISKKGRVPKKLTKDDILKFRAHVVKSFAESRHSWNSTHEES